One Halodesulfovibrio sp. DNA window includes the following coding sequences:
- the cutC gene encoding choline trimethylamine-lyase, which yields MTCTCDTNEFQASSDNTAQLPIRIQRLKDAYLKVKPSITIGRALAYTEVTKEHPDLPNNIRRAKGFKRACETAPMLIQDGELIIGHPCGKPRAGAFSPDTAWKWVRDELDTISTRAQDPYEISEEDKKIMREELFPFWEGRSIDEACEKLFRKERIWEFSAEACVSDLTYHHTSGGGDTSPGYDIILFSKGINGVRAEAKAHLDALGQRTDLSAEEIEKKHHYEAAIETCDGILIYANRLSDYAKELAKKEKDPARKQELEKIAKVNATVPANPPKTFHEALQAIWTIQSLFLLEENQCSTSLGRFDQYVYPCFAADMDSGQLTESEAFELMSCFILKCSEVIWYTPSATAQYFAGYMPFINLCVGGVKRHGGDGTNDLTYLVMDAIGKVGMYQPSLACRIHNQSPRKYLQKVVEVVKSGNGMPACHFDDAHIKMMLRKGFDYEDARDYCLMGCVEPQKSGRVHQWTAGGFTQWPIAIEFVLNQGVLQSYGGKVGLDTGDISHFETYKDFDAAVKKQIAHILDVTAKGTIINQKLVRDTMPTPYMSLFVDGCMQSGKDVTAGGAVLYSGPGTIFAGLGTYVDSMAAIKKLVFDDKKYTLPELKKALDANWQGYEQVQRDCLNAPKYGNNLDYADLIAADIIDFTEKTSNQHKTLYAHLIHGTLSQSFNTPLGEMIAATPDGRISNSPLSDGMSPSQGADKNGPTAIINSVAKLNVESMSLGMSHNFKFLKGTLETPEAEAGLISLLQASSIFGNAQMQFNYLDNEALIQAQKHPEDYRNLIVRVAGYCAFFVELCKEVQDEIISRSTLDS from the coding sequence CACCCTGACCTGCCTAATAATATTCGCCGCGCTAAAGGTTTTAAGCGGGCTTGTGAAACTGCGCCGATGCTCATCCAAGATGGAGAACTCATTATCGGGCATCCATGCGGCAAGCCACGCGCTGGTGCGTTCTCTCCTGACACAGCATGGAAATGGGTTCGAGATGAACTGGACACTATCAGCACCCGCGCCCAAGACCCATATGAAATTAGCGAAGAAGATAAAAAGATCATGCGCGAAGAGTTGTTCCCATTCTGGGAGGGACGATCTATTGACGAAGCATGTGAAAAGCTTTTCAGGAAAGAAAGAATTTGGGAATTTTCTGCTGAAGCCTGTGTAAGTGATTTAACCTACCACCATACAAGTGGTGGAGGTGACACAAGTCCAGGGTATGACATTATTCTGTTTTCCAAAGGCATTAATGGCGTACGAGCTGAAGCAAAAGCACATCTTGATGCATTGGGTCAACGCACTGACCTATCTGCTGAGGAAATTGAAAAAAAGCATCACTACGAAGCCGCTATTGAGACCTGTGACGGAATCCTCATTTATGCTAATCGCCTTTCTGATTACGCAAAGGAATTAGCAAAAAAAGAAAAAGACCCTGCACGTAAACAAGAACTGGAAAAAATAGCCAAAGTAAACGCTACTGTTCCTGCTAATCCACCAAAAACATTTCACGAAGCTCTGCAAGCCATCTGGACTATCCAGTCACTCTTTTTGCTGGAAGAAAACCAGTGCAGCACTTCGCTTGGTCGTTTCGATCAGTATGTATACCCTTGCTTTGCTGCGGATATGGATTCTGGACAACTCACCGAATCTGAAGCTTTCGAGCTGATGAGCTGTTTTATTCTCAAGTGCTCTGAAGTGATCTGGTACACCCCTAGCGCAACAGCACAATATTTTGCAGGGTATATGCCTTTTATCAACCTTTGTGTCGGTGGTGTTAAGCGCCACGGCGGCGATGGTACCAACGATTTAACATACCTCGTAATGGATGCCATCGGCAAAGTAGGCATGTACCAGCCATCACTTGCATGCCGAATCCACAATCAATCACCGCGAAAATATTTACAAAAAGTAGTTGAAGTAGTTAAGTCCGGCAACGGGATGCCTGCATGCCATTTTGATGACGCGCATATCAAAATGATGCTCCGAAAAGGGTTTGATTACGAAGATGCCCGCGACTACTGCCTGATGGGATGCGTTGAGCCACAAAAATCCGGACGAGTGCATCAATGGACTGCGGGCGGCTTTACTCAGTGGCCTATCGCTATTGAATTTGTTCTGAATCAGGGCGTGCTGCAATCTTACGGCGGTAAAGTTGGCTTGGATACTGGAGACATCTCACATTTTGAAACGTATAAAGATTTTGATGCAGCAGTAAAAAAGCAAATAGCCCATATTTTAGATGTGACGGCTAAGGGCACTATCATTAACCAGAAGCTTGTCCGCGACACTATGCCGACACCGTATATGTCGCTCTTTGTCGATGGATGTATGCAGAGTGGTAAAGACGTTACAGCAGGTGGCGCTGTACTCTACAGTGGACCAGGCACTATTTTTGCCGGACTCGGAACCTATGTTGATAGTATGGCTGCAATCAAGAAACTTGTTTTCGATGACAAAAAATACACATTACCGGAACTCAAAAAAGCTCTTGATGCCAACTGGCAAGGCTATGAGCAGGTACAGCGGGACTGCCTCAATGCTCCGAAATACGGTAACAACCTTGACTACGCAGACCTGATTGCAGCAGACATCATCGACTTTACAGAAAAAACAAGTAATCAGCACAAGACATTGTATGCGCACCTCATTCATGGAACGCTGTCCCAATCATTCAACACTCCTCTTGGGGAAATGATTGCTGCTACTCCAGATGGTCGCATAAGTAACTCTCCACTTTCGGACGGCATGAGTCCTTCCCAAGGTGCAGATAAAAACGGTCCTACAGCCATCATCAACTCTGTTGCGAAGCTCAATGTAGAATCCATGAGCTTAGGAATGTCGCACAACTTCAAATTCCTGAAGGGAACACTGGAAACACCCGAAGCAGAAGCTGGATTGATAAGCCTGCTACAGGCATCTTCTATTTTTGGTAACGCGCAAATGCAGTTCAACTACCTTGACAACGAAGCGCTTATCCAAGCTCAAAAACATCCAGAAGACTATCGAAATCTCATTGTTAGAGTCGCGGGCTATTGTGCTTTCTTCGTTGAATTATGCAAAGAAGTACAAGATGAAATCATAAGCCGTTCGACACTCGACAGTTAG
- a CDS encoding TfuA-like protein produces the protein MQKKIVIFCGEATAQEHIKKSFSAHTDLFIFHPPAGQGDIWRNIREDVGSIVLIDCKTNGDSCVWHKEIVDALRVHIRVIGAGGMGAIRAKELQQVGMEGVGRFFERIADEEDAYAALSEQTPETTLHDTLTAIRYAIATGRLVERTACGTVITSLTDHKWRRCALNLRPCVVNSNIVYGAEIIHHFLQFTSPEALAEISAKMYATFYTLEWAKQTSTTCPHTIRTAIFEREKARIHSTEWLLSNGLVQCEYASLLEQEALLHHLSSSPWQTYIEAWANKAGIIVPEMEPAISIYDWIITKNPAYFGYIWEYEVGLWDWLQRNKRVSDIARDVIATRS, from the coding sequence ATGCAAAAGAAAATAGTAATATTTTGTGGTGAAGCTACAGCGCAAGAGCATATCAAAAAAAGCTTTTCCGCCCATACTGATTTATTCATATTCCACCCTCCCGCCGGACAAGGTGATATATGGCGAAATATTCGAGAAGATGTCGGCTCCATCGTACTTATTGATTGCAAAACAAACGGCGACTCGTGTGTGTGGCACAAAGAAATTGTTGATGCACTCCGCGTTCATATACGGGTCATCGGCGCAGGCGGAATGGGAGCGATACGAGCTAAGGAGCTTCAGCAGGTTGGCATGGAAGGCGTTGGGCGATTCTTTGAACGCATTGCAGATGAAGAAGATGCATACGCAGCACTGTCTGAACAAACACCGGAAACAACGCTGCATGACACTCTTACAGCCATACGCTATGCAATAGCTACTGGAAGATTGGTAGAACGCACAGCATGCGGAACGGTTATTACAAGCCTTACAGATCACAAGTGGCGTCGTTGTGCTCTCAATCTACGCCCATGTGTTGTGAATAGTAATATTGTCTACGGGGCAGAAATCATCCATCACTTTCTGCAATTTACTTCGCCAGAAGCATTAGCAGAAATTTCAGCAAAAATGTACGCTACATTTTATACGCTGGAATGGGCGAAACAAACAAGCACAACCTGTCCACATACTATACGCACAGCAATTTTTGAACGAGAGAAAGCACGAATTCATAGCACAGAATGGTTGTTGAGCAACGGTCTTGTCCAATGTGAATATGCATCGCTATTAGAGCAGGAGGCACTACTCCACCATCTTAGCAGTTCACCGTGGCAAACATATATAGAAGCATGGGCGAACAAAGCTGGAATCATTGTTCCGGAAATGGAACCTGCCATATCCATCTATGACTGGATTATTACAAAGAACCCTGCGTACTTCGGGTACATATGGGAATATGAAGTTGGGCTGTGGGATTGGTTACAGCGAAACAAACGTGTTTCAGATATTGCACGCGATGTTATCGCGACTCGGTCATAG